A DNA window from Oceanibaculum indicum P24 contains the following coding sequences:
- a CDS encoding helix-turn-helix domain-containing protein, producing MSKENVKIESDDYLIRAGIAMRRLDISRSKFYEMVNAGHLKTVKIGQIRYVRASVLEAAIQDGIEY from the coding sequence ATGAGTAAAGAAAATGTGAAAATTGAGAGTGACGATTACTTGATCCGCGCGGGAATTGCGATGAGGCGTCTGGATATTAGCAGGAGTAAGTTCTACGAGATGGTGAACGCCGGGCACCTGAAGACTGTGAAAATCGGTCAAATCCGCTACGTCCGAGCCAGCGTGCTCGAGGCGGCTATCCAGGACGGCATCGAGTACTGA
- the dnaB gene encoding replicative DNA helicase, whose translation MNESAALPDPRAQPYRIPPHNREAEQALLGAILINNGAYERVSEFLQKDHFADPVNGRIYEACGKLLERGQMANPITLKNFFDQDGSLADVGGAQYLVKLAASVVTVVNAEDYGRTVYDLYLRRQLIDFGETVVNEAFKHDLDATAESQIEAAEEKLAGLAERGSAEGGSRPIAAALAGMATEAAEARKRGGNALGLETGLADLDRILGGMAPGNLITMGARPAMGKSALACCIARHVAATGTGVGFFSLEMRAEEIAQRLAADATEIAYDRIRRGALDDDEYARLKDAERRLSGLPLEFDDTAGLAIGQIRARARRMRRRRRVGLIVIDHLHLVRSSGENRLQELRRISSGLKEMARELEVPVLALCQLNRGVEGREDKRPQLSDLRESGSIEQDSDAVIFLYRRSYYLEREQPQRRSGEDQIAYTGRLADWSASAAAERNKAELIVAKNRHGRTGMAAVFCDLALSRFRSLAPERS comes from the coding sequence ATGAATGAATCCGCTGCCCTGCCCGATCCGCGCGCCCAGCCCTACCGCATCCCGCCGCATAATCGGGAGGCCGAGCAGGCGCTGCTGGGCGCCATCCTGATCAATAATGGCGCCTATGAGCGGGTGTCGGAGTTCCTGCAGAAGGATCATTTCGCCGATCCGGTGAACGGCCGCATCTATGAGGCCTGCGGCAAGCTGCTCGAGCGCGGCCAGATGGCCAACCCGATCACCCTGAAGAATTTCTTCGACCAGGATGGGTCGCTGGCCGATGTCGGCGGCGCGCAATATCTGGTGAAGCTGGCGGCCTCGGTCGTGACCGTGGTGAATGCGGAGGATTACGGCCGCACCGTCTATGACCTCTATCTGCGCCGGCAGCTGATCGATTTCGGCGAGACGGTGGTGAACGAGGCCTTCAAGCATGATCTCGACGCCACTGCCGAAAGCCAGATCGAGGCGGCGGAGGAAAAGCTGGCCGGGCTGGCTGAGCGAGGATCCGCTGAGGGAGGATCGAGACCGATTGCAGCCGCCCTTGCTGGTATGGCGACAGAAGCGGCGGAAGCGCGGAAGCGCGGCGGCAATGCACTTGGGCTCGAAACGGGCCTCGCTGACCTGGATCGAATATTGGGCGGCATGGCGCCGGGCAACCTCATAACGATGGGCGCCCGGCCCGCGATGGGCAAAAGCGCCCTGGCCTGCTGCATCGCCCGCCATGTTGCCGCGACTGGAACCGGCGTTGGTTTCTTCTCGCTAGAGATGCGCGCAGAAGAAATCGCGCAGCGGCTGGCCGCCGATGCGACCGAGATCGCGTATGATCGCATCAGGCGCGGTGCCCTTGACGACGATGAATACGCTCGCCTTAAAGACGCCGAGCGCCGGCTGTCTGGACTGCCACTTGAGTTTGATGATACCGCCGGGCTCGCCATCGGCCAGATTCGCGCCCGTGCACGCAGAATGAGGCGTCGGCGCCGTGTCGGGCTGATCGTCATCGATCACCTGCACCTGGTCCGCAGCAGCGGCGAGAACCGGCTTCAAGAACTCCGCCGAATAAGCAGTGGACTCAAGGAGATGGCGCGAGAACTTGAAGTGCCTGTCCTTGCGCTGTGCCAGTTGAATCGAGGCGTCGAAGGGCGCGAGGACAAGCGCCCGCAGCTTTCTGACCTACGCGAATCAGGCAGCATCGAGCAGGACTCGGATGCCGTAATTTTTCTCTACCGCAGATCGTATTACCTCGAAAGAGAGCAGCCGCAGCGCCGAAGCGGAGAAGATCAGATTGCGTACACCGGACGCCTTGCTGACTGGTCAGCGTCCGCCGCCGCCGAGCGGAACAAGGCCGAGCTGATCGTTGCCAAGAATCGCCACGGCCGAACCGGCATGGCGGCGGTTTTTTGCGACCTCGCGTTGTCGCGATTCCGTAGCTTAGCGCCTGAACGGAGCTGA
- a CDS encoding phage portal protein: MKFLRKLLGLETRGDGSWGELERLLTAASATAAGLSVSPESALRCPTVAASARILSESVSQLPLHLFRRLPEGGKERADDHPLAALVASAPNSWTTSAEWRGTAMMQLALHGEAFCWVGRARDRVVEIVNIPAGVISVSWSDSGEPSFTATTSSGTKRPVAREELLWLRLPGPNPHKPLSLVAEAREAIALSLAMEGYASRLFAKGARPSGVVKAPGKLTDQAIARLKASLTALHSGTESGGTAVFEEGMTFEALQFSSVDLQFLELRRHQIAEIARVFRIPLHLLQELERATHNNAEHMGQQFLSLVVLPLLALWRQALERDLLTEAERAEYFFEFETADLARADLAARFNAYAQAVTNGLLNPNEIRALENRPPYAGGDEFHRPLNTAATGQGQGAANG; the protein is encoded by the coding sequence ATGAAATTTCTTCGAAAACTCCTGGGTCTTGAAACCCGTGGTGACGGCAGCTGGGGTGAGCTGGAGCGGCTGCTGACGGCCGCCAGCGCGACGGCCGCCGGCCTCAGCGTCTCGCCTGAAAGCGCCCTGCGCTGCCCGACCGTCGCCGCCAGCGCCCGCATCCTATCCGAGTCCGTAAGCCAGCTGCCCTTGCACCTGTTCCGCCGGCTTCCCGAGGGTGGCAAGGAACGGGCTGACGACCATCCGCTAGCCGCCCTGGTTGCCTCTGCCCCAAATTCCTGGACCACAAGCGCCGAATGGCGCGGGACCGCCATGATGCAGCTCGCGCTGCATGGCGAGGCATTTTGCTGGGTGGGGCGCGCACGCGACCGGGTCGTCGAGATTGTCAACATCCCGGCCGGCGTCATTTCGGTGTCTTGGTCGGATTCAGGCGAACCGAGCTTCACCGCAACGACCAGCAGCGGCACGAAGCGCCCCGTCGCGCGCGAGGAGCTGCTGTGGCTCCGCCTGCCCGGCCCGAACCCGCACAAGCCGCTGTCGCTTGTGGCGGAGGCGCGCGAAGCCATCGCCCTCAGCTTGGCGATGGAAGGCTACGCGAGCCGCCTGTTCGCCAAGGGCGCGCGGCCTTCCGGCGTGGTAAAAGCCCCTGGCAAGCTTACCGACCAAGCTATCGCTCGCCTGAAGGCCAGCCTGACCGCCCTGCACTCCGGCACCGAGTCGGGAGGCACCGCTGTCTTCGAGGAGGGCATGACCTTCGAGGCGCTGCAGTTCAGCAGCGTCGATTTGCAATTTCTGGAGCTGCGCCGGCACCAGATCGCCGAAATCGCTCGCGTTTTCCGCATCCCGCTCCACCTTCTGCAGGAGCTCGAGCGGGCGACCCACAACAACGCCGAGCATATGGGCCAGCAGTTCCTCTCGTTGGTGGTGCTGCCCTTGCTGGCGCTGTGGCGCCAGGCGCTTGAACGCGATCTTCTGACAGAAGCCGAGCGCGCTGAATACTTTTTCGAGTTCGAGACGGCCGATCTTGCGCGAGCCGACCTGGCCGCCCGCTTCAACGCCTATGCGCAGGCCGTGACGAACGGCTTGCTGAATCCGAACGAAATTCGCGCGCTGGAAAACCGCCCACCCTATGCCGGCGGTGATGAATTCCATCGCCCGCTAAACACGGCCGCTACCGGCCAGGGCCAGGGGGCCGCCAATGGCTGA